Proteins from a single region of Lysinibacillus sp. JNUCC-52:
- a CDS encoding bile acid:sodium symporter family protein, producing the protein MLEKLNGFLQKYIAILTPLSLVVGVLLESVGHSLLFLVSWLFAFMTFVGSLNMKFKDVKIFTKHPALILFSIIFLHLLMPLWAYFLSTIIFDDHLLTVGFVLSVAVPTGVTSVIWINICKGNLPLGLSIILIDTLLSPFIMPFMLYIVSGEKIQLDVTSLILNLILMIVLPTILGILVNELSKGEIPKKFGKKLAPFSTLSLFAVIMINSSAISPYLTNFNLHLISVLLLVLVIAVSGYVFALIIGRYIIKDYPQMTTLVFTGGMRNIAIGVIVATTYFPSKVAMPVVFGMLFQQVLASLFSKIVTKRTVTSSNN; encoded by the coding sequence ATGTTAGAGAAACTAAATGGATTTCTCCAAAAATACATTGCTATTTTAACACCATTAAGTTTAGTTGTAGGTGTTTTATTAGAAAGCGTTGGTCACAGTCTATTATTCCTCGTATCTTGGCTATTTGCTTTTATGACATTCGTTGGAAGTTTAAACATGAAATTTAAAGATGTAAAAATTTTCACAAAACATCCAGCTCTCATCTTATTCTCCATTATCTTTCTTCACTTATTGATGCCTTTATGGGCTTATTTTTTATCGACAATCATTTTCGATGATCATTTATTAACTGTCGGCTTTGTATTATCGGTTGCAGTCCCTACAGGCGTAACAAGTGTTATTTGGATAAATATCTGTAAGGGAAACTTGCCGTTAGGCTTATCTATTATTTTAATTGATACCCTACTTTCTCCGTTTATCATGCCGTTCATGCTCTATATAGTTTCAGGTGAAAAAATTCAATTAGATGTTACTTCCCTTATACTTAATTTAATTTTGATGATTGTGTTGCCCACTATTCTAGGTATATTAGTGAACGAACTTTCCAAAGGAGAAATACCAAAGAAATTTGGGAAAAAACTTGCTCCTTTTTCAACACTGTCTTTATTTGCAGTGATAATGATTAATAGTAGCGCCATTTCTCCATATTTAACAAATTTCAACTTACATCTAATTTCAGTTTTACTTTTAGTCTTGGTAATTGCTGTCTCGGGCTATGTTTTTGCTTTAATAATTGGTCGATATATTATTAAAGACTATCCACAAATGACGACCTTAGTATTTACAGGCGGAATGAGAAATATTGCAATTGGTGTCATTGTTGCAACAACATATTTCCCAAGTAAAGTAGCAATGCCCGTTGTATTCGGAATGCTGTTTCAACAAGTTTTAGCGTCCTTATTTAGCAAAATTGTTACAAAACGTACAGTCACTTCTTCTAATAATTAA